The following are from one region of the Silene latifolia isolate original U9 population chromosome 9, ASM4854445v1, whole genome shotgun sequence genome:
- the LOC141600687 gene encoding uncharacterized protein LOC141600687: protein MKGLWAKILEDQPVIHTTKGERETHAILAKGRSETKGRVNVDLRPTRRGRGPTVLVKGGIWWEGVMVVRLVGRGVLVGGLQAGDSHVSSFKLSRHVCLENLVSVAAARVGFCVGLCWPSWWLSGLVLVFSDWENPHRIYERLDKGFASNDWLSLFPNTFIKHFPIQISDHAPIILDTNMVLNTKKKVYMLEAWCFDHAECSDLVKESWERKYKGDAPHVLESYLLDIEKGGDTLNYESCHKKLMEFSIAAGTYWRQRTKLKWNCEGDTCTKYFFNWSDSEPECFEDYLNKYGYLFDNLRRKVGMEKRAKLGRAYSKNEVRGAVFQLRPLKSPGPDGIPAAFYQRYWSIVKNDVIKGALNILNSGSVLKDFNKTFIVLIPKNDCPERVGDFGPISLCNVIMKVVTKCIANRLKGVMDDLVSPFQCDFVSNRSIADNIVIAQEILHVINHRSYGKKGMMALKADMSKAYDRLNCNFIRGVLSYPNLPGSMVHLIMNTIESVSYEILMNGSPMEKVEPCCGIRQGDTLSPYIFVLCTEVLSKMILYAQDVNLIKGIKICKNGPEISHLLFADHSLFFLRGDYGDLDFLVNVIDEYCVASGQCLNKDKSSILFSLNCSLMAVQKCLTEFKFTPKHDLGNYLGLPTSIGSSKRDLFKFLVDKTKRRFSSWNNILLSSAGKLTLIRYVLSSLSLFSLSVFRIPCSKEFLSRLVGEGGLGLRNIGCFNQALLTKPAWRILRVPGSLISKVIGPKLGVPEDLLFQNRWKAPQASSWALKSLVWGSDLIYNNIAWTIGSSSRLNAWKSKWIEGFSLHDLCGDSINAPTDSTLLVGDLHDNHQRWDLYSLGFDPGEEVTKKILATYIPCQPSDDSFYWKFSKHGVFTVKSGYYAVTMALSNGPTSNTNRSRMSATIMTFCKSKLWKLSISNKLRVFLWKFMANALPVGSEFLKRKLNWRSSCTLSDESSPCVESISHLFRDCSFAKAMWFGCPLGLRITGRVGH from the exons ATGAAGGGATTATGGGCCAAGATTCTAGAGGACCAACCCGTAATCCATACAACCAAGGGAGAGCGGGAAACACACGCAATACTAGCAAAAGGAAGAAGTGAGACAAAAGGCCGCGTCAACGTTGATCTTAGACCAACAAGGCGGGGGAGGGGCCCAACAGTTTTGGTAAAGGGAGGTATTTGGTGGGAGGGGGTTATGGTTGTGAGGCTGGTGGGCCGTGGTGTACTGGTAGGGGGCTTGCAGGCAGGGGATAG TCATGTTTCAAGTTTCAAGTTGTCGAGGCATGTTTGTTTGGAAAATTTGGTGAGTGTGGCTGCTGCTCGCGTTGGTTTCTGTGTTGGGCTGTGTTGGCCTTCCTGGTGGTTGTCAGGTCTTGTCTTGGTCTTCTCTGATTG GGAGAATCCACATCGAATATACGAAAGACTTGATAAGGGGTTTGCTTCCAATGATTGGCTTTCTCTTTTcccaaatacttttatcaaacacTTCCCTATTCAAATATCGGATCACGCGCCTATTATTCTTGATACAAATATGGTTCTCAACACCAAGAAGAAGGTCTATATGCTTGAGGCTTGGTGTTTTGATCACGCCGAATGTAGTGATCTGGTTAAAGAAAGCTGGGAAAGAAAATATAAGGGTGATGCTCCTCAC GTCCTTGAGTCCTATCTGTTGGATATTGAGAAGGGTGGTGATACTCTCAATTACGAATCATGTCACAAAAAACTTATGGAATTCTCTATTGCTGCTGGCACTTATTGGCGTCAACGTACCAAATTGAAATGGAATTGTGAAGGTGACACGTGCACAAAGTATTTTTTCAATTGG TCTGATTCTGAACCTGAGTGTTTTGAGGATTACTTAAATAAGTATGGTTACTTATTTGATAATCTGAGGCGTAAAGTGGGCATGGAGAAGAGAGCTAAATTGGGTCGTGCTTATTCGAAGAATGAAGTGCGTGGGGCTGTTTTCCAATTGAGACCTCTAAAATCACCAGGTCCTGACGGTATTCCGGCGGCTTTTTACCAAAGGTATTGGTCTATTGTTAAGAATGATGTTATTAAAGGAGCTCTCAATATTCTAAATTCGGGTTCTGTGCTTAAGGATTTTAATAAAACTTTTATTGTTCTTATACCGAAAAATGATTGCCCAGAGAGAGTTGGAGATTTTGGACCGATTAGCCTCTGCAATGTGATTATGAAAGTGGTCACAAAGTGTATTGCTAATAGATTAAAAGGGGTTATGGATGATCTTGTTAGTCCATTTCAATGTGACTTTGTTTCTAATAGAAGCATTGCAGATAATATTGTCATTGCCCAAGAAATTCTTCATGTTATTAATCATAGGAGTTATGGCAAGAAGGGTATGATGGCTTTAAAGGCAGATATGAGTAAAGCCTATGATAGATTGAACTGTAATTTTATAAGAGGGGTGCTCTCGTACCCAAATTTGCCGGGATCTATGGTTCACCTTATTATGAATACTATTGAATCTGTTTCATACGAAATTCTGATGAATGGTTCACCTATGGAAAAAGTTGAACCTTGTTGTGGGATTAGACAAGGTGATACTCTATCCCCTTATATTTTTGTGCTTTGTACGGAAGTCCTATCTAAAATGATTCTCTACGCTCAGGATGTCAATCTCATTAAGGGTATTAAAATTTGCAAGAACGGGCCGGAAATCTCCCATTTATTGTTTGCGGATCATTCACTCTTCTTTCTTCGAGGTGACTATGGGGATTTGGACTTTCTTGTGAATGTTATCGATGAATACTGTGTTGCCTCTGGTCAATGTCTTAATAAGGATAAGTCATCTATTCTCTTCAGTCTAAATTGCTCACTTATGGCGGTCCAGAAGTGTTTGACGGAGTTTAAATTCACTCCCAAGCATGACCTTGGCAACTATCTTGGCTTACCAACGAGTATTGGGTCTTCTAAGAGGGATTTATTTAAATTTCTTGTTGACAAGACTAAGCGAAGGTTTTCCTCCTGGAATAACATCCTTCTCTCTTCGGCTGGAAAATTGACTCTCATTCGTTATGTTCTCTCTTCACTATCTCTTTTCTCTCTATCGGTATTTCGTATACCA TGTAGTAAAGAATTCCTTAGTAGGCTTGTGGGAGAAGGGGGTCTTGGACTTCGCAATATCGGATGCTTTAACCAAGCCCTTCTTACCAAGCCTGCTTGGAGAATCTTACGTGTTCCGGGAAGCCTTATTAGTAAAGTTATTGGTCCCAAACTTGGTGTTCCAGAAGATTTATTATTCCAGAACCGTTGGAAGGCTCCCCAAGCGTCATCATGGGCTCTAAAAAGTCTTGTCTGGGGCTCCGATCTCATCTATAACAATATTGCTTGGACTATTGGGTCTTCTTCTCGTCTTAATGCTTGGAAGAGTAAATGGATCGAGGGCTTTAGTCTACATGATCTTTGTGGGGATAGTATTAATGCCCCTACCGATTCCACGCTACTGGTTGGTGATCTTCATGATAATCACCAAAGATGGGATCTCTATTCTCTTGGTTTCGATCCGGGTGAGGAAGTTACAAAGAAAATCCTCGCAACTTATATCCCGTGTCAACCCTCGGATGACTCCTTCTACTGGAAATTCTCTAAACATGGTGTATTTACAGTCAAGTCGGGATACTATGCTGTCACTATGGCCTTATCTAATGGACCTACATCGAATACTAATCGCTCTAGAATGTCTGCAACTATCATGACTTTTTGCAAATCAAAGCTCTGGAAGTTGTCCATCTCTAACAAACTAAGGGTTTTTCTATGGAAATTTATGGCTAACGCCCTTCCAGTGGGCTCTGAATTCCTCAAACGAAAATTGAATTGGCGCTCCTCGTGTACTCTTTCTGATGAATCATCTCCTTGTGTGGAATCTATCTCTCACCTTTTCAGAGATTGTAGCTTTGCGAAGGCTATGTGGTTTGGCTGTCCTTTAGGGCTTAGAATCACGGGGAGGGTTGGACATtga